A portion of the Meriones unguiculatus strain TT.TT164.6M chromosome 11, Bangor_MerUng_6.1, whole genome shotgun sequence genome contains these proteins:
- the Prg4 gene encoding proteoglycan 4 isoform X1 has protein sequence MGWKILPICLSLLLPVFLIQEVSSQDISSCAGRCGEGYSRDATCNCDYNCQHYMECCPDFKKVCTTELSCKGRCFESFARGRECDCDSQCKKYGKCCADYETFCEEVHNPTSPPPKTAPPPPGASHTVKSTTKRSPKSPKKKTKKVVESEEITEVKDNKKNTPKKDPTPEPPVVDEAGSGLDNAESKLTPTPDTPTTPHNKVTTSPKTTAAKPVSPEPSLAPNSETSKEASSASNKETTVETKESTATNKQNSASKKEKTTKEIRSAEKTSAKDVVPTSDVPTPSIPKNSAPTTTKKPVTTTKEPAPTTTKEPEPTTPKEPAPTTKKPEPTTKKPEPTTTKKPEPTTPKEPEPTTKKPEPTPPKEPEPTTKKPEPTTPKEPEPTTKKPEPTTKEPEPTPPKEPEPTTKKPEPTPKEPEPTTPKEPEPTTPKEPEPTTPKKPEPTTPKKPEPTTPKEPEPTTSKEPEPTTPKKPEPTPKKPEPTIPKEPEPTNPKEPEPTSPKEPEPTPKKPEPTTPKKPEPTTKEPEPTTPKEPAPTSKEPEPTPKKPEPTPKESEPTTPKKTEPTTPKENEPTTSKEPEPTIPKENEPTTPKKPEPITKEPEPTTPKTPAKVTPEFAEALTPKALENNPKEPTVPTTKTPDVSKPEMTTKANEKTTKKDTPQTTTVAPKRTAETTVTPEKTTESKASTTQITPTTQETTSPKSTTLKATTIAPKETAPTEETLNKPQETTTASENSDDSKTTVKPQKPTKAPKKPMPTKKPTKAPKKPTSTKKPKTPKVRKPKTTPSPLKTTSTMPELNPTPLEVVLPTTTSPKQTPNSETAEVNPDQEDAHGGEGEKPLMIPRPPVLTPIVIPGTDYFPGAFNHGSNINPVLSDETNLCNGKPVDGLTTLRNGTLVAFRGHYFWMLNPFRPPSPPRRITEVWGIPSPIDTVFTRCNCEGKTFFFKDSQYWRFTNDVQDAGYPKQIVKGFGGLTGKIVAALSIAKYKDRPESVYFFKRGGNIQQYTYKQEPTRKCTGRRPAINYSVYGEAAQVRRRRFERAVGPFQTHTIRIHYPTPIRVTYQDKGFLHNEVKVSTMWRGFPSVVTSAITLPNIRKPDGYDYYAFSKDQYYNIDVPTRTARAITTRSGQTLSKIWYNCP, from the exons ATGGGGTGGAAAATACTTCCCATCTGCTTGTCGctgctgcttcctgttttcttgatTCAAGAAGTTTCATCTCAAG ATATATCAAGCTGTGCAGGGAGATGTGGGGAAGGGTACTCTAGAGATGCCACCTGCAACTGTGACTATAACTGTCAACACTACATGGAGTGCTGTCCTGACTTCAAGAAAGTCTGCACTACAG AGCTCTCCTGCAAAGGCCGCTGCTTTGAGTCCTTCGCACGAGGGAGGGAGTGTGACTGCGACTCCCAGTGTAAAAAGTATGGCAAGTGCTGTGCAGATTACGAGACTTTCTGTGAAGAAG TGCATAATCCCACATCACCACCTCCAAAGACTGCACCTCCGCCTCCAGGAGCATCTCACACCGTCAAATCAACCACCAAACGCTCACCCAAATCACCAAAAAAGAAGACTAAGAAAGTTGTAGAATCAGAGGAAATAACAGAAG tAAAAGATAACAAGAAAAACACCCCTAAAAAGGATCCTACTCCAGAACCACCAGTTGTAGATGAAGCTGGAAGTGGACTGGATAATGCTGAGTCCAAGCTCACCCCAACTCCTGATACTCCTACTACTCCACACAATAAGGTTACCACATCTCCCAAGACTACAGCAGCAAAACCAGTAAGTCCTGAACCCAGCCTTGCACCCAATTCTGAGACATCCAAAGAGGCATCTTCAGCTTCCAATAAAGAGACAACAGTAGAAACGAAGGAGAGTACCGCAACAAATAAACAGAATTCTGCCAGTAAAAAAGAGAAGACTACTAAAGAGATACGAAGTGCAGAGAAAACATCTGCTAAAGATGTTGTGCCTACATCTGATGTTCCTACACCTAGCATCCCCAAGAACTCAGCTCCCACAACCACCAAAAAGCCTGTAACAACAaccaaagaaccagctcctacCACCACCAAGGAACCTGAACCCACCACCCCCAAGGAGCCAGCTCCTACCACCAAGAAGCCTGAACCCACCACCAAGAAGCCTgaacccaccaccaccaagaagccTGAACCCACCACCCCAAAGGAGCCTGAACCTACCACCAAGAAGCCTGAACCCACTCCCCCCAAGGAGCCTGAACCTACCACCAAGAAGCCTGAACCTACCACCCCAAAGGAGCCTGAACCTACCACCAAGAAGCCTGAACCCACCACCAAGGAGCCTGAACCCACTCCCCCCAAGGAGCCTGAACCTACCACCAAGAAGCCTGAACCCACCCCCAAGGAGCCTGAACCTACCACCCCCAAGGAGCCTGAACCTACCACCCCCAAGGAGCCTGAACCCACTACCCCCAAGAAGCCTGAACCTACCACCCCCAAGAAGCCTGAACCCACCACCCCCAAGGAGCCTGAACCCACCACCTCAAAGGAGCCTGAacccaccacccccaagaagccTGAACCTACCCCCAAGAAGCCTGAACCCACCATCCCCAAGGAGCCTGAACCCACCAACCCAAAGGAGCCTGAACCCACCAGCCCAAAGGAGCCTGAACCCACCCCCAAGAAGCCTGAacccaccacccccaagaagccTGAGCCCACCACCAAGGAGCCTGAACCCACCACCCCCAAGGAGCCAGCTCCTACCTCCAAGGAGCCTGAACCCACCCCCAAAAAGCCTGAACCCACCCCCAAGGAGTCTGAacccaccacccccaagaagactGAACCCACCACCCCCAAGGAGAATGAACCCACCACCTCCAAGGAGCCTGAACCCACCATCCCCAAGGAGAATGAacccaccacccccaagaagccTGAGCCTATCACTAAGGAGCCTGAACCCACCACCCCCAAGACTCCTGCTAAAGTAACTCCTGAGTTTGCTGAAGCACTCACACCAAAGGCTCTTGAAAACAATCCCAAGGAGCCCACTGTACCAACAACCAAGACTCCTGATGTAAGCAAACCTGAGATGACTACAAAAGCTAATGAGAAGACCACCAAAAAAGATACACCCCAAACTACAACTGTTGCCCCTAAGAGGACAGCAGAGACAACAGTCACACCAGAAAAGACTACTGAATCAAAAGCAAGTACCACACAAATAACACCTACAACGCAAGAGACTACATCACCCAAAAGTACTACTCTGAAAGCAACAACTATCGCACCTAAAGAAACTGCTCCAACGGAAGAGACTCTGAACAAACCTCAAGAAACAACTACTGCATCAGAAAATTCTGATGATTCTAAGACAACTGTGAAACCACAGAAACCAACCAAGGCACCCAAAAAGCCCATGCCTACCAAAAAGCCAACCAAAGCACCCAAGAAGCCCACCTCTACCAAAAAGCCAAAGACACCAAAGGTGAGAAAACCCAAAACTACACCCTCTCCTCTAAAGACGACTTCAACAATGCCTGAATTGAATCCCACCCCTCTAGAAGTTGTGCTGCCAACCACCACCAGCCCTAAACAAACTCCAAACTCAGAAACAGCTGAAGTAAATCCAGATCAAGAAGATGCGCATGGAggtgaaggagaaaaacctctCATGATTCCCAGGCCTCCTGTGCTGACCCCCATTGTTATTCCAGGCACTGATTACTTTCCCGGGGCATTCAACCACGGCAGCAACATCAATCCCGTTCTCTCAG aTGAGACCAATTTATGCAATGGTAAGCCAGTGGATGGACTGACTACTTTGCGTAATGGGACATTAGTTGCATTTCGAG GTCATTATTTCTGGATGCTGAATCCGTTCAGACCACCATCTCCACCCCGCAGAATTACAGAAGTCTGGGGTATTCCATCCCCTATCGACACTGTCTTCACTAGATGCAACTGTGAAggaaaaacttttttctttaag GACTCTCAGTACTGGCGATTCACCAATGATGTCCAAGATGCTGGGTATCCTAAACAAATTGTCAAAGGCTTTGGAGGACTGACAGGGAAGATAGTGGCAGCTCTTTCAATAGCCAAATACAAGGACAGGCCTGAATCTGTGTACTTCTTCAAGAGAG GTGGCAACATCCAGCAGTACACTTACAAACAAGAGCCCACGAGAAAGTGCACCGGAAGAAGGCCTGCTATCAACTACTCAGTGTATGGGGAGGCAGCGCAGGTCAGGCGGCGCCGCTTTGAACGTGCTGTTGGACCTTTCCAGACACACACCATCAGAATCCATTACCCAACGCCCATCAGAGTCACTTACCAAGACAAGG GTTTCCTCCACAATGAAGTCAAAGTGAGCACAATGTGGAGAGGGTTTCCAAGTGTTGTTACCTCAGCAATAACACTGCCTAACATTAGAAAACCCGACGGCTATGATTATTATGCCTTTTCTAAAG ATCAATACTATAACATCGATGTGCCTACTAGAACAGCAAGAGCAATTACTACTCGTTCTGGGCAGACCCTCTCCAAAATCTGGTACAACTGTCCTTAG
- the Prg4 gene encoding proteoglycan 4 isoform X3, whose amino-acid sequence MGWKILPICLSLLLPVFLIQEVSSQDISSCAGRCGEGYSRDATCNCDYNCQHYMECCPDFKKVCTTELSCKGRCFESFARGRECDCDSQCKKYGKCCADYETFCEEVKDNKKNTPKKDPTPEPPVVDEAGSGLDNAESKLTPTPDTPTTPHNKVTTSPKTTAAKPVSPEPSLAPNSETSKEASSASNKETTVETKESTATNKQNSASKKEKTTKEIRSAEKTSAKDVVPTSDVPTPSIPKNSAPTTTKKPVTTTKEPAPTTTKEPEPTTPKEPAPTTKKPEPTTKKPEPTTTKKPEPTTPKEPEPTTKKPEPTPPKEPEPTTKKPEPTTPKEPEPTTKKPEPTTKEPEPTPPKEPEPTTKKPEPTPKEPEPTTPKEPEPTTPKEPEPTTPKKPEPTTPKKPEPTTPKEPEPTTSKEPEPTTPKKPEPTPKKPEPTIPKEPEPTNPKEPEPTSPKEPEPTPKKPEPTTPKKPEPTTKEPEPTTPKEPAPTSKEPEPTPKKPEPTPKESEPTTPKKTEPTTPKENEPTTSKEPEPTIPKENEPTTPKKPEPITKEPEPTTPKTPAKVTPEFAEALTPKALENNPKEPTVPTTKTPDVSKPEMTTKANEKTTKKDTPQTTTVAPKRTAETTVTPEKTTESKASTTQITPTTQETTSPKSTTLKATTIAPKETAPTEETLNKPQETTTASENSDDSKTTVKPQKPTKAPKKPMPTKKPTKAPKKPTSTKKPKTPKVRKPKTTPSPLKTTSTMPELNPTPLEVVLPTTTSPKQTPNSETAEVNPDQEDAHGGEGEKPLMIPRPPVLTPIVIPGTDYFPGAFNHGSNINPVLSDETNLCNGKPVDGLTTLRNGTLVAFRGHYFWMLNPFRPPSPPRRITEVWGIPSPIDTVFTRCNCEGKTFFFKDSQYWRFTNDVQDAGYPKQIVKGFGGLTGKIVAALSIAKYKDRPESVYFFKRGGNIQQYTYKQEPTRKCTGRRPAINYSVYGEAAQVRRRRFERAVGPFQTHTIRIHYPTPIRVTYQDKGFLHNEVKVSTMWRGFPSVVTSAITLPNIRKPDGYDYYAFSKDQYYNIDVPTRTARAITTRSGQTLSKIWYNCP is encoded by the exons ATGGGGTGGAAAATACTTCCCATCTGCTTGTCGctgctgcttcctgttttcttgatTCAAGAAGTTTCATCTCAAG ATATATCAAGCTGTGCAGGGAGATGTGGGGAAGGGTACTCTAGAGATGCCACCTGCAACTGTGACTATAACTGTCAACACTACATGGAGTGCTGTCCTGACTTCAAGAAAGTCTGCACTACAG AGCTCTCCTGCAAAGGCCGCTGCTTTGAGTCCTTCGCACGAGGGAGGGAGTGTGACTGCGACTCCCAGTGTAAAAAGTATGGCAAGTGCTGTGCAGATTACGAGACTTTCTGTGAAGAAG tAAAAGATAACAAGAAAAACACCCCTAAAAAGGATCCTACTCCAGAACCACCAGTTGTAGATGAAGCTGGAAGTGGACTGGATAATGCTGAGTCCAAGCTCACCCCAACTCCTGATACTCCTACTACTCCACACAATAAGGTTACCACATCTCCCAAGACTACAGCAGCAAAACCAGTAAGTCCTGAACCCAGCCTTGCACCCAATTCTGAGACATCCAAAGAGGCATCTTCAGCTTCCAATAAAGAGACAACAGTAGAAACGAAGGAGAGTACCGCAACAAATAAACAGAATTCTGCCAGTAAAAAAGAGAAGACTACTAAAGAGATACGAAGTGCAGAGAAAACATCTGCTAAAGATGTTGTGCCTACATCTGATGTTCCTACACCTAGCATCCCCAAGAACTCAGCTCCCACAACCACCAAAAAGCCTGTAACAACAaccaaagaaccagctcctacCACCACCAAGGAACCTGAACCCACCACCCCCAAGGAGCCAGCTCCTACCACCAAGAAGCCTGAACCCACCACCAAGAAGCCTgaacccaccaccaccaagaagccTGAACCCACCACCCCAAAGGAGCCTGAACCTACCACCAAGAAGCCTGAACCCACTCCCCCCAAGGAGCCTGAACCTACCACCAAGAAGCCTGAACCTACCACCCCAAAGGAGCCTGAACCTACCACCAAGAAGCCTGAACCCACCACCAAGGAGCCTGAACCCACTCCCCCCAAGGAGCCTGAACCTACCACCAAGAAGCCTGAACCCACCCCCAAGGAGCCTGAACCTACCACCCCCAAGGAGCCTGAACCTACCACCCCCAAGGAGCCTGAACCCACTACCCCCAAGAAGCCTGAACCTACCACCCCCAAGAAGCCTGAACCCACCACCCCCAAGGAGCCTGAACCCACCACCTCAAAGGAGCCTGAacccaccacccccaagaagccTGAACCTACCCCCAAGAAGCCTGAACCCACCATCCCCAAGGAGCCTGAACCCACCAACCCAAAGGAGCCTGAACCCACCAGCCCAAAGGAGCCTGAACCCACCCCCAAGAAGCCTGAacccaccacccccaagaagccTGAGCCCACCACCAAGGAGCCTGAACCCACCACCCCCAAGGAGCCAGCTCCTACCTCCAAGGAGCCTGAACCCACCCCCAAAAAGCCTGAACCCACCCCCAAGGAGTCTGAacccaccacccccaagaagactGAACCCACCACCCCCAAGGAGAATGAACCCACCACCTCCAAGGAGCCTGAACCCACCATCCCCAAGGAGAATGAacccaccacccccaagaagccTGAGCCTATCACTAAGGAGCCTGAACCCACCACCCCCAAGACTCCTGCTAAAGTAACTCCTGAGTTTGCTGAAGCACTCACACCAAAGGCTCTTGAAAACAATCCCAAGGAGCCCACTGTACCAACAACCAAGACTCCTGATGTAAGCAAACCTGAGATGACTACAAAAGCTAATGAGAAGACCACCAAAAAAGATACACCCCAAACTACAACTGTTGCCCCTAAGAGGACAGCAGAGACAACAGTCACACCAGAAAAGACTACTGAATCAAAAGCAAGTACCACACAAATAACACCTACAACGCAAGAGACTACATCACCCAAAAGTACTACTCTGAAAGCAACAACTATCGCACCTAAAGAAACTGCTCCAACGGAAGAGACTCTGAACAAACCTCAAGAAACAACTACTGCATCAGAAAATTCTGATGATTCTAAGACAACTGTGAAACCACAGAAACCAACCAAGGCACCCAAAAAGCCCATGCCTACCAAAAAGCCAACCAAAGCACCCAAGAAGCCCACCTCTACCAAAAAGCCAAAGACACCAAAGGTGAGAAAACCCAAAACTACACCCTCTCCTCTAAAGACGACTTCAACAATGCCTGAATTGAATCCCACCCCTCTAGAAGTTGTGCTGCCAACCACCACCAGCCCTAAACAAACTCCAAACTCAGAAACAGCTGAAGTAAATCCAGATCAAGAAGATGCGCATGGAggtgaaggagaaaaacctctCATGATTCCCAGGCCTCCTGTGCTGACCCCCATTGTTATTCCAGGCACTGATTACTTTCCCGGGGCATTCAACCACGGCAGCAACATCAATCCCGTTCTCTCAG aTGAGACCAATTTATGCAATGGTAAGCCAGTGGATGGACTGACTACTTTGCGTAATGGGACATTAGTTGCATTTCGAG GTCATTATTTCTGGATGCTGAATCCGTTCAGACCACCATCTCCACCCCGCAGAATTACAGAAGTCTGGGGTATTCCATCCCCTATCGACACTGTCTTCACTAGATGCAACTGTGAAggaaaaacttttttctttaag GACTCTCAGTACTGGCGATTCACCAATGATGTCCAAGATGCTGGGTATCCTAAACAAATTGTCAAAGGCTTTGGAGGACTGACAGGGAAGATAGTGGCAGCTCTTTCAATAGCCAAATACAAGGACAGGCCTGAATCTGTGTACTTCTTCAAGAGAG GTGGCAACATCCAGCAGTACACTTACAAACAAGAGCCCACGAGAAAGTGCACCGGAAGAAGGCCTGCTATCAACTACTCAGTGTATGGGGAGGCAGCGCAGGTCAGGCGGCGCCGCTTTGAACGTGCTGTTGGACCTTTCCAGACACACACCATCAGAATCCATTACCCAACGCCCATCAGAGTCACTTACCAAGACAAGG GTTTCCTCCACAATGAAGTCAAAGTGAGCACAATGTGGAGAGGGTTTCCAAGTGTTGTTACCTCAGCAATAACACTGCCTAACATTAGAAAACCCGACGGCTATGATTATTATGCCTTTTCTAAAG ATCAATACTATAACATCGATGTGCCTACTAGAACAGCAAGAGCAATTACTACTCGTTCTGGGCAGACCCTCTCCAAAATCTGGTACAACTGTCCTTAG
- the Prg4 gene encoding proteoglycan 4 isoform X4: MGWKILPICLSLLLPVFLIQEVSSQELSCKGRCFESFARGRECDCDSQCKKYGKCCADYETFCEEVKDNKKNTPKKDPTPEPPVVDEAGSGLDNAESKLTPTPDTPTTPHNKVTTSPKTTAAKPVSPEPSLAPNSETSKEASSASNKETTVETKESTATNKQNSASKKEKTTKEIRSAEKTSAKDVVPTSDVPTPSIPKNSAPTTTKKPVTTTKEPAPTTTKEPEPTTPKEPAPTTKKPEPTTKKPEPTTTKKPEPTTPKEPEPTTKKPEPTPPKEPEPTTKKPEPTTPKEPEPTTKKPEPTTKEPEPTPPKEPEPTTKKPEPTPKEPEPTTPKEPEPTTPKEPEPTTPKKPEPTTPKKPEPTTPKEPEPTTSKEPEPTTPKKPEPTPKKPEPTIPKEPEPTNPKEPEPTSPKEPEPTPKKPEPTTPKKPEPTTKEPEPTTPKEPAPTSKEPEPTPKKPEPTPKESEPTTPKKTEPTTPKENEPTTSKEPEPTIPKENEPTTPKKPEPITKEPEPTTPKTPAKVTPEFAEALTPKALENNPKEPTVPTTKTPDVSKPEMTTKANEKTTKKDTPQTTTVAPKRTAETTVTPEKTTESKASTTQITPTTQETTSPKSTTLKATTIAPKETAPTEETLNKPQETTTASENSDDSKTTVKPQKPTKAPKKPMPTKKPTKAPKKPTSTKKPKTPKVRKPKTTPSPLKTTSTMPELNPTPLEVVLPTTTSPKQTPNSETAEVNPDQEDAHGGEGEKPLMIPRPPVLTPIVIPGTDYFPGAFNHGSNINPVLSDETNLCNGKPVDGLTTLRNGTLVAFRGHYFWMLNPFRPPSPPRRITEVWGIPSPIDTVFTRCNCEGKTFFFKDSQYWRFTNDVQDAGYPKQIVKGFGGLTGKIVAALSIAKYKDRPESVYFFKRGGNIQQYTYKQEPTRKCTGRRPAINYSVYGEAAQVRRRRFERAVGPFQTHTIRIHYPTPIRVTYQDKGFLHNEVKVSTMWRGFPSVVTSAITLPNIRKPDGYDYYAFSKDQYYNIDVPTRTARAITTRSGQTLSKIWYNCP, encoded by the exons ATGGGGTGGAAAATACTTCCCATCTGCTTGTCGctgctgcttcctgttttcttgatTCAAGAAGTTTCATCTCAAG AGCTCTCCTGCAAAGGCCGCTGCTTTGAGTCCTTCGCACGAGGGAGGGAGTGTGACTGCGACTCCCAGTGTAAAAAGTATGGCAAGTGCTGTGCAGATTACGAGACTTTCTGTGAAGAAG tAAAAGATAACAAGAAAAACACCCCTAAAAAGGATCCTACTCCAGAACCACCAGTTGTAGATGAAGCTGGAAGTGGACTGGATAATGCTGAGTCCAAGCTCACCCCAACTCCTGATACTCCTACTACTCCACACAATAAGGTTACCACATCTCCCAAGACTACAGCAGCAAAACCAGTAAGTCCTGAACCCAGCCTTGCACCCAATTCTGAGACATCCAAAGAGGCATCTTCAGCTTCCAATAAAGAGACAACAGTAGAAACGAAGGAGAGTACCGCAACAAATAAACAGAATTCTGCCAGTAAAAAAGAGAAGACTACTAAAGAGATACGAAGTGCAGAGAAAACATCTGCTAAAGATGTTGTGCCTACATCTGATGTTCCTACACCTAGCATCCCCAAGAACTCAGCTCCCACAACCACCAAAAAGCCTGTAACAACAaccaaagaaccagctcctacCACCACCAAGGAACCTGAACCCACCACCCCCAAGGAGCCAGCTCCTACCACCAAGAAGCCTGAACCCACCACCAAGAAGCCTgaacccaccaccaccaagaagccTGAACCCACCACCCCAAAGGAGCCTGAACCTACCACCAAGAAGCCTGAACCCACTCCCCCCAAGGAGCCTGAACCTACCACCAAGAAGCCTGAACCTACCACCCCAAAGGAGCCTGAACCTACCACCAAGAAGCCTGAACCCACCACCAAGGAGCCTGAACCCACTCCCCCCAAGGAGCCTGAACCTACCACCAAGAAGCCTGAACCCACCCCCAAGGAGCCTGAACCTACCACCCCCAAGGAGCCTGAACCTACCACCCCCAAGGAGCCTGAACCCACTACCCCCAAGAAGCCTGAACCTACCACCCCCAAGAAGCCTGAACCCACCACCCCCAAGGAGCCTGAACCCACCACCTCAAAGGAGCCTGAacccaccacccccaagaagccTGAACCTACCCCCAAGAAGCCTGAACCCACCATCCCCAAGGAGCCTGAACCCACCAACCCAAAGGAGCCTGAACCCACCAGCCCAAAGGAGCCTGAACCCACCCCCAAGAAGCCTGAacccaccacccccaagaagccTGAGCCCACCACCAAGGAGCCTGAACCCACCACCCCCAAGGAGCCAGCTCCTACCTCCAAGGAGCCTGAACCCACCCCCAAAAAGCCTGAACCCACCCCCAAGGAGTCTGAacccaccacccccaagaagactGAACCCACCACCCCCAAGGAGAATGAACCCACCACCTCCAAGGAGCCTGAACCCACCATCCCCAAGGAGAATGAacccaccacccccaagaagccTGAGCCTATCACTAAGGAGCCTGAACCCACCACCCCCAAGACTCCTGCTAAAGTAACTCCTGAGTTTGCTGAAGCACTCACACCAAAGGCTCTTGAAAACAATCCCAAGGAGCCCACTGTACCAACAACCAAGACTCCTGATGTAAGCAAACCTGAGATGACTACAAAAGCTAATGAGAAGACCACCAAAAAAGATACACCCCAAACTACAACTGTTGCCCCTAAGAGGACAGCAGAGACAACAGTCACACCAGAAAAGACTACTGAATCAAAAGCAAGTACCACACAAATAACACCTACAACGCAAGAGACTACATCACCCAAAAGTACTACTCTGAAAGCAACAACTATCGCACCTAAAGAAACTGCTCCAACGGAAGAGACTCTGAACAAACCTCAAGAAACAACTACTGCATCAGAAAATTCTGATGATTCTAAGACAACTGTGAAACCACAGAAACCAACCAAGGCACCCAAAAAGCCCATGCCTACCAAAAAGCCAACCAAAGCACCCAAGAAGCCCACCTCTACCAAAAAGCCAAAGACACCAAAGGTGAGAAAACCCAAAACTACACCCTCTCCTCTAAAGACGACTTCAACAATGCCTGAATTGAATCCCACCCCTCTAGAAGTTGTGCTGCCAACCACCACCAGCCCTAAACAAACTCCAAACTCAGAAACAGCTGAAGTAAATCCAGATCAAGAAGATGCGCATGGAggtgaaggagaaaaacctctCATGATTCCCAGGCCTCCTGTGCTGACCCCCATTGTTATTCCAGGCACTGATTACTTTCCCGGGGCATTCAACCACGGCAGCAACATCAATCCCGTTCTCTCAG aTGAGACCAATTTATGCAATGGTAAGCCAGTGGATGGACTGACTACTTTGCGTAATGGGACATTAGTTGCATTTCGAG GTCATTATTTCTGGATGCTGAATCCGTTCAGACCACCATCTCCACCCCGCAGAATTACAGAAGTCTGGGGTATTCCATCCCCTATCGACACTGTCTTCACTAGATGCAACTGTGAAggaaaaacttttttctttaag GACTCTCAGTACTGGCGATTCACCAATGATGTCCAAGATGCTGGGTATCCTAAACAAATTGTCAAAGGCTTTGGAGGACTGACAGGGAAGATAGTGGCAGCTCTTTCAATAGCCAAATACAAGGACAGGCCTGAATCTGTGTACTTCTTCAAGAGAG GTGGCAACATCCAGCAGTACACTTACAAACAAGAGCCCACGAGAAAGTGCACCGGAAGAAGGCCTGCTATCAACTACTCAGTGTATGGGGAGGCAGCGCAGGTCAGGCGGCGCCGCTTTGAACGTGCTGTTGGACCTTTCCAGACACACACCATCAGAATCCATTACCCAACGCCCATCAGAGTCACTTACCAAGACAAGG GTTTCCTCCACAATGAAGTCAAAGTGAGCACAATGTGGAGAGGGTTTCCAAGTGTTGTTACCTCAGCAATAACACTGCCTAACATTAGAAAACCCGACGGCTATGATTATTATGCCTTTTCTAAAG ATCAATACTATAACATCGATGTGCCTACTAGAACAGCAAGAGCAATTACTACTCGTTCTGGGCAGACCCTCTCCAAAATCTGGTACAACTGTCCTTAG